The sequence TTACGTATATACGGCCAAGTTGGAAAGATCAAACTCGCTGAACAAACATTTCTGGAAATGCTTGAAGCAGACTGTGAAGCAGATGAAGTGGCTTGTGGGACTATGTTATGTGCATACGCTAGATGGGGGCGCCATAAACCTATGCTGTCTTTCTATTCTGCAGTTCAAGAACGTGGAATCGTACCTTCTGTTTCAGTTTTCAATTTTATGATCTCGTCTTTGCAGAAGAAATCACTGCACACCGAGGCTATCTATTTGTGGAGACAGATGATGGATGTAAAGGTGGCCCCCACTCATTTCACCTATACGGTGGTTATTTGCTCATTCTCAAAAGAAGGTCTTGTCAGAGAGGCCTTTGAGACATTCTATGAAATGAAGAAATCAGGATTCACCCCAGAGGAAGTTACTTATAGCCTTCTCATCACTTTAAGTGCTAAACACGGGAATCAAGACGAAGCATTGAAGCTTTACCAAGAAATGAGATCTCTGAGAATCATTCCTAGTAACTATACTTGTGCTTCACTTTTAGCTTTATATTACAAAAATGGAGACTATCCTAAAGCCCTAGCTCTTTTCTCGGAGATGGCGAAGTGTAAGGTGGTTGCAGATGAAGTTATATATGGTTTACTTATTAGAATATATGGCAAACTCGGCCTTTACGAGGATTCACAAAAAACATTCGAAGAGATTGAGCAGTTAGGGATTCTCACTGATGAGAAAACGTTTGTGTCTATGGCACAAGTACATTTGACTGCGGGAAAGTTTGACAAAGCGTTAAATGTTTTGGATCTTATGAAGTCTAGGAACATTATGTTCTCTAGGTTTGCTTATACTGTCTTACTCCAGTGTTATGTTGCGAAGGATGACGTGGGGTCCGCCGAACTTTCTTTCCAGTCTTTATACAAGACTGGGCTTCCAGATGCATCCTCCTGTAAGGATATGCTTAGCCTATATATGAAACTTGATCTTCCTGAGAAGTCCAAGGCATTCGTTGTTCAGTTAAGAAAAGATCAAGTACAATTTGATGAAGAACTGTACAAGATGGTCATGAAAATGTTTTGCAACCATGGCATGTTAGAAGATGCCAAGCAATTAACAGAAGAGATGGGACAGAGTTCGGTTGCGATGAGTAGCAATTTCTTACAGGCATTTTTGATGATTCTGTGTGGAAAATCCAAGACAGTTGAGATAGCAGAGGATAGTTCTGTTACTCTAGATCTTCCTGACAGTATGGCACTTGAACTGTTGATTAGTCTATATTCTGTAGATGATCCTACCACTGAGAAGATGCAAACCCTGAAAGATTTGCTGCAGACCTCTGTTGGCTTGTCAATAGCTAGCCAACTTATAAGCAAATCAAATAGGGAAGGTAAGACGTCTTCAATGTGCACTAGCTTGTTTGCTGTTGTTCTGTTTATGCAAGTTCTGTAATCAAAAGAATACTTCTTCCACATGGCTTTTGATATTTGTTTGATCTGACAATCATCTCTTTTGAAGGTAATTCATCTAAAGCCAAGTTTCTCTATAATGAAGTAATCAAGCTAGGTCATAGACCTGAGGATGCAGCAATTGCTTCTATGATCAATCTATATGGAAAGCTAAAGCAATTGGATAAAGCCCAGGAAGTGTATGCAGCTGCTGCAGATTTCCCTGCTTCAATGAAACGAGTATATAGTTCTATGATTGATGCATTTGCCAAGTGTGGTAAACTGGAAGAAGTAAGCTGGATGTATGACGAAATGGTCAAGAAAGGGCATAACATAGATGCTGTACTGATCAGCATGGTTGTCAACACTTTGACCACTTACGGTGTGTTCTGCAAAATGTTTCGTCATACTTCAGTGAATTGTAAATCTAGCTATATATAGttcttttttatttgtatttcatTCCTAATTTTATTGCTACTCTGGGGA comes from Papaver somniferum cultivar HN1 chromosome 7, ASM357369v1, whole genome shotgun sequence and encodes:
- the LOC113297616 gene encoding pentatricopeptide repeat-containing protein At5g27270-like, with the translated sequence MNSLQTPFLSPPHPPSRQNRTSLKPRKTPIFTITCSVKPDPWTLSDGNSIKSKPYKRDPKKRLSDDDARRIINAKARYLSVLRRNQGSQAQTPKWIKRTPEQMVQFLKDDRDGHIYGKHVVAAIRVVRNLSTRVDGSYDMRQVMSSFVTKLTFREMCIVLKEQKGWRQVRDFFNWMKLQLCYRPSVIVYTIVLRIYGQVGKIKLAEQTFLEMLEADCEADEVACGTMLCAYARWGRHKPMLSFYSAVQERGIVPSVSVFNFMISSLQKKSLHTEAIYLWRQMMDVKVAPTHFTYTVVICSFSKEGLVREAFETFYEMKKSGFTPEEVTYSLLITLSAKHGNQDEALKLYQEMRSLRIIPSNYTCASLLALYYKNGDYPKALALFSEMAKCKVVADEVIYGLLIRIYGKLGLYEDSQKTFEEIEQLGILTDEKTFVSMAQVHLTAGKFDKALNVLDLMKSRNIMFSRFAYTVLLQCYVAKDDVGSAELSFQSLYKTGLPDASSCKDMLSLYMKLDLPEKSKAFVVQLRKDQVQFDEELYKMVMKMFCNHGMLEDAKQLTEEMGQSSVAMSSNFLQAFLMILCGKSKTVEIAEDSSVTLDLPDSMALELLISLYSVDDPTTEKMQTLKDLLQTSVGLSIASQLISKSNREGNSSKAKFLYNEVIKLGHRPEDAAIASMINLYGKLKQLDKAQEVYAAAADFPASMKRVYSSMIDAFAKCGKLEEVSWMYDEMVKKGHNIDAVLISMVVNTLTTYGKLGVADGIIRKSFQEHVKLDTIAYNTFIKAMLEAGKLHFATSIFDRMISNGVSPSIQTFNTMISVYGRGRKLDKAVEMLSMARDLNISLDEKAYTNMISYYGKAGKCREASQLFIQMQEEGIQPGQVSYNIMINAYAIVGLSDEAEKLFQAMQKNGCSPDSFTYLALIRAYTKCGKYSEAEEILDEMKRTGISPSLVHFNHVLRAFTNAGLMGDAERVYRDLKCVGLDPDLACERTMLRGYMHHGYTKEGISFFERISNFVEPDTFIMSAAVHLYRSAGNEIRAGEVMESMNKMGVSFLWKLKIGSKMEAT